Genomic segment of Gouania willdenowi chromosome 17, fGouWil2.1, whole genome shotgun sequence:
GGCTAACAGGGGATTTACAGTCTACAGATTAGATGGACTTCAGAGGAAACTTGATGGACATGTGGATAATACACAGGGCCTTAGAGCACATCATAAGGCAATGTTTATCTGGACAAGGAAAAACATAAATGCTGTAAAGTCAAGATGATATGCAATCATTTAAATGGTTGACATGGTAAAAaattttgtaatgttttatgCACTCAATTCAATTTCAGAAGTAAACATCTGGGTCACAACTGTAAGTAGATTTAAGTTATAATAAAGGTTTATTCTGAGATCTTAttatcagtgtttggaataaacggcgttatgtaacggcgtatgtttttcagtaacgaggtaatctaacgaattactttttacgacgttacaacgccgttatcgttactgaacattaaatgcgatgcgttacatgcattgattgaataaactgtgatccgaaagcacccctggcttcttactcggctgttgtgaggaggtgggttaaaaacaaggtgagcgattatgattggcttaggcgacgtgccagctcacgcgacacacacacacacacacacagcagattggatgaagcagcagagatagTGAGCGTGgcgcagtctgatgaaaagttgtcatttttaagatgacgatacaaacactactttaaattaattgtggtcaaaggcaagaccGTGCAtctgaagtgtacattatacccaggagtgaagactttgtcgacatccgttgtaagcaactcaaatttaatgaagcacctcatgacacacgcatctaaaaaatgtgaattctttgacatatagcaacttttttttttttttaacagtaacgcaaatagttactttcctcggtaatgagttacttttattatagagtaatttagttactaacgcagttactttttggaacaagtagcgagtaactataactaattacttttttaaagtaacgttcccatcACTGCTTATTATAGACTATGAAAGGACAAATTGGTGTCCAGCATATCTTAAGTTTAAAACATGTGATGTAATCTATTTTTTTCAGGTATGGAGTTAGCATTGAAAAATATAGATAGAagaatatgtatatgtatagaAGAATTAGAGTAGGGGTCATCGTTAACTGCATGGGTCATATTCGGGTCTTGCTGCCAATTATGGAGATGAAGCAACTATAGACTGTGTGGAAGAATTACAAAATTAAGTTGCTTAAAAATAAGCTCAACTAAACtttgtttgcattttatgcCATCACCTGCTTGATTTCTGCTTTAGAAAGATCTAAATTCCAATTATTTTTAGCATTGATTGTGGCCAGAAATAATGGCACATGActgctgccatctagtggtATAGAATGAGAGAAAGGAGCATAAAAATCATGAGAGAAAAGTCAATCTAACACCTTCAGCAGCCCTGAGTCTAATCCATGTGTGGCCAAAGATACTCCGAACATGAACAAGTCACCACACATTTCAATTTACACTGATTCACACTTCCACTCTCCTTTGTTTAATGAGGTGTCACCTTTTCGTGCTTGAGCGAAACAATTTTTGATCTGACCTTTATCTCGTTAACAGCACTTGCTTGGAAGCCAAAGGTTGTGTCCGGGTCATGACCCCACGGGAGCAGCTGAGGAAGATGACGGCCCTGGGAGAGCAAGGGACTTTGGATGAGAAGCACTGGTACAGACTGGTCAACGGCATGTCCGCTGGAGGTGAGTattaaaaactgttgagttAAAAACTGCAAACTAGGCTACTAATTTAGACTAAACATCTGTTGTGCctttgttttgtggttttgatgAAGAGCTAAGGCAGAGGCAGGAGCTTATGATGAGGAACCAGATGGCTATGACTCCACAGATCCTTGCACAAGGGCAGCAGAGGTTACAGGGGGTCCCGCCTCAGTTTGAACCACGCTTCATGGAAAGGTCTGTAGCTTTTCAAACTTAtcacaaatatgaaaaatgCAAACTCTAAACAAGTTGCCAATTGTCAGAGAGTAAACTTGTTGCTGTAGATTAAAGCACTATCTTTAACCTCTACATATTTGCTGTTCAATCCCAACAACTCATAATGTGTTGTTGAGATAAGTGCTTTGCCAGGTGAAAGTTGATCTTATCCGGGATTCTTTCTACAGGGAGTTGGTTCCTCCGGCAGAAATGGTGACTCCTGAAACCCGACAGATGCACATGGGAGCACACCTTGGTCCCCCTCTGCATCCTCATGCCAATGTCTTGTCTGGAAGAGCTTTCCCTGGCCCTGGTTAGTATGTCTAGTATGGCTGAGATGATTTTGAAGCAGTGTGAATTTGTGAGATTTTATATAAATAGCATGTCTCACTTTCTAATTCAAAGCTGGTTATGGCTTTTTTCCCTCGGAGCCCATGGAAACAGTTGCCAGGCGACAGGAACTAATTCACAAGCAAAATATGGCCAGGTAAGGCTTGCAGAACTTTATTATCATTCATCAAATGGGTTCTTCCTAATCAGCAGCCCATCTGCTGATGCCAGGTCTGGCTTTGTGACACTGTTGTGTGTTCCACCACAGGATGGAGATGAATGCCATCCTGCATCAGAAGGAGCTTGAGAACGCTCATCAGAAGGGACTGATTGGGATTGATAATCCCATGTCATACCCGTCCAACCCGATGGTGTTCAGAGGTCGTCAGAGAATGCCAGATGGCCACAACGTCTTTGTCCATCGGCCCACCTTGGATGAGCTGCACTCCAACAGTATACTGATGTCGGCCAGCCCTTATCCACCTATCAACACACTGCACAGAGAGAAGGGACGCCGACCCGGGAGGAGGCCAACCGCCCACAAGAGTGCTGAGAGCCATGTGTCCAACCTTAAGGGCCAAGCTGAAGATAAAAGTGTGGAGCAGAGCCCGGGGGCAACCTCTGGGGAGGAGAAAGAGTTAGAGACAAAGGGGGACATGGGAGAGGAGTGTTCAACCAGTAAAACACGTCATCAAGCCAAAATAGACTCTGAACTTGCCACGGGGAGCAGGAAGATCTACAAAGAGGGGGAGGCAGGGCTGCGTAAAGCCTGTGGGAACAGCCAGGAGGAGTGTCCCGATGTGACCAACAATGTTGCTGAAGATAAAGATCTATCCAACCAATGTTCCGCTTTCCAAGAAAAGTTTTTGTACCCATCTACGGGCGGAGCTTTGACAGGCATGCCTTACATGTTTCCAGTCCCTGGGAATGGTTTTCTCTCACAAGGTGAATCTGAATATTAAAAATTGTCAATAACCCTGCATTGTggtgtaacaactgtaagtttAACTAACATGCTAATTGTGGATTCAAGGTCCACCAAATGTCTTCCTGAATGGTGACGAGATACCAGAAGACATCAGAAAGTGGACGGTGAATGATGTGTACAATTTTATCAACAGCATACCCACATGCTCAGAATATGCACAGGTTAATAACCATAGTTTGTGTTACCGTgtcctttttattcttttttgggGGTATTTATTGTGCTGACACAGCTCTGTTTCACCAGACGTTCAAGGAGCACATGATTGATGGAGAGACATTGCCTCTCCTATCAGAGGAGCATCTACTCGACACACTAGGTCTGAAGCTGGGGCCAGCTCTTAAGATCCGCTCACAGGTACATAAATTCAGATTTTAAACATAGCATGTATAAACACAGTAAAAGCATGAGTAGTCACACTTGCATTACCTTTTCCCATTTAATTTGAGTTTATGAGTTTTATGGCAACCGGAATGAGGATGTGAAAGATATACAGgaggaaaacattttaattgcacttttcaaaccataaaaaagataaaatacagGAAATGTGATACAGTTTGAACTAACAGCAATGATGCTGTTAAATGTGTCATCCATTTCtgcattaaagtaaaaaaaaaacttgactcTGACATCACCTCAATTTCAGTGTCTAACAATGAAAATCCCAGCAATAGAAACTGTTTATTTCAagaaaaattcagttttttcctTCAGTCATTATGGCAACACCACAGATAGAATCATCTGTCCTCATTTCTCTGTAGGTGTCCAGACGCTTTGGCAACATTCTGTACATGATGAACCTACCACTTTCAACACCCACCCTACAAACCACTCCAGAAAAGCCAGGAGAGCGTT
This window contains:
- the samd7 gene encoding sterile alpha motif domain-containing protein 7, with the translated sequence MTPREQLRKMTALGEQGTLDEKHWYRLVNGMSAGELRQRQELMMRNQMAMTPQILAQGQQRLQGVPPQFEPRFMERELVPPAEMVTPETRQMHMGAHLGPPLHPHANVLSGRAFPGPAGYGFFPSEPMETVARRQELIHKQNMARMEMNAILHQKELENAHQKGLIGIDNPMSYPSNPMVFRGRQRMPDGHNVFVHRPTLDELHSNSILMSASPYPPINTLHREKGRRPGRRPTAHKSAESHVSNLKGQAEDKSVEQSPGATSGEEKELETKGDMGEECSTSKTRHQAKIDSELATGSRKIYKEGEAGLRKACGNSQEECPDVTNNVAEDKDLSNQCSAFQEKFLYPSTGGALTGMPYMFPVPGNGFLSQGPPNVFLNGDEIPEDIRKWTVNDVYNFINSIPTCSEYAQTFKEHMIDGETLPLLSEEHLLDTLGLKLGPALKIRSQVSRRFGNILYMMNLPLSTPTLQTTPEKPGERSSDMGSPVNCNSEEMVASPRDPDVLKASEHLQEAENISPPSASSEMA